The window GCGGAACTCCGGTTCGCTCAGGGCGCCGTCTGGGAGGACTACCCGCCGGAGGGAAATCCGCAGTACGTCCACATCGGCAACGAAGGCTGGTCCTGCCGGCTGGAGCCTCTGGACCGCGAGGCCCGGCTGGAACGGGTGCTGGCCGCCGTCGAACGCGAAGAAGGGGCCGCGGACCCGGCTGTACGCTCGCCGATGCCCGGCACCGTGGTGTCCGTCTCGGTCAGTAACGGCGATCCCGTGGAGGCCGGGCAGGTGCTGCTTTCGGTGGAGGCCATGAAGATGGAACACCAGCTCGTCGCGCCGCTGGCCGGAACCGTGCATATCAGCATCAACTCCGGAGACCTCGTGAAAGCAGACCAGGTCCTCGCCACCATCCACCCCGCGGTTCCGGCCACGCCGCCCCCGGCGGACAGCGCGGCCGGGGACACCACCGAGGAAGCCGTTCCCGCCCTGGGCACGGCGGACTAGCAAACCCAGAACTTCAGCACCAGACCCAGCCCGACACAGCTCTTCGGACAGCAGCAAAGACAAAGGAGTCACCCCATGACAGATTTCGAACTCAGCGAGGAATACCAGGTCCTCAGCGACACCGTCCGCGAATTCGCCGACGAAGTAGTGGCCCCGGTTTCCGCCAAACACGACGAGGAACACAGCTTCCCCTACGAGATCGTCTCCCAGATGGCGGACATGGGCCTCTTCGGCCTGCCCTTCCCGGAAGAATTCGGCGGCATGGGCGGGGACTACTTCGCCCTCGCCCTGGCGCTGGAACAGCTCGGCCGCGTGGACCAGTCCGTCGCCATCACCCTGGAAGCCGGCGTCTCGCTCGGTGCGATGCCGATCCACCGCTTCGGCAACGAGGCGCAGAAGCAGGAATGGCTGCCGCTGCTGGCCTCCGGCAAGGCGCTCGCCGGCTTCGGCCTGACCGAACCGGAAGCCGGCTCAGACGCCGGCGGTACCAAAACCACGGCGAAGCTCGGTGGTGGAGAGTGGGTCATCAACGGCAACAAGGAATTCATCACCAACTCCGGCACCGAGATCACCAAGTTGGTCACCGTCACCGCGGTGACCGGCCAGCAGGAGCGTCCGGACGGCAGCATCAAGAAGGAGATCTCCACCCTCCTGGTGCCCACCGACACCCCGGGCTTCAAGGCGGAGAAGGCCTACAACAAGGTCGGCTGGAATGCCTCGGACACCCACCCGCTGACGCTCAACAACGTCCACGTCCCCGAGGAGAATCTGCTCGGGGCCCAGGGCCGGGGCTATGCCAACTTCCTGTCCATCCTCGACGAGGGCCGGATCGCGATCGCGGCGCTGGCCGTCGGCGCGGCCCAGGGCTGCGTGGACCAGTCGGTGAAATATGCCAAGGAGCGCAGCGCGTTCGGGCAGAACATCGGCAAGTACCAGGCCATTGCCTTCAAGATTGCCCGGATGGAAGCACGGGCCCACACCGCCCGGCTGGCGTACTACGACGCGGCAGCACGGATGCTTGCCGGCAAGCCGTTCAAGACGCAGGCGGCCATCGCTAAGATGGTCGCAGGCGAGGCAGCCA is drawn from Micrococcaceae bacterium Sec5.8 and contains these coding sequences:
- a CDS encoding acyl-CoA dehydrogenase family protein gives rise to the protein MTDFELSEEYQVLSDTVREFADEVVAPVSAKHDEEHSFPYEIVSQMADMGLFGLPFPEEFGGMGGDYFALALALEQLGRVDQSVAITLEAGVSLGAMPIHRFGNEAQKQEWLPLLASGKALAGFGLTEPEAGSDAGGTKTTAKLGGGEWVINGNKEFITNSGTEITKLVTVTAVTGQQERPDGSIKKEISTLLVPTDTPGFKAEKAYNKVGWNASDTHPLTLNNVHVPEENLLGAQGRGYANFLSILDEGRIAIAALAVGAAQGCVDQSVKYAKERSAFGQNIGKYQAIAFKIARMEARAHTARLAYYDAAARMLAGKPFKTQAAIAKMVAGEAAMDNARDATQVFGGYGFINEFTVARHYRDSKILEVGEGTTEVQLMLIARELGL